GTCCGCGCACATGGGGAAAACCAGCGGCTGATGGCCTGAGGAGGCCTCATGGGGCTCGATACAATGATTGCATTCTATGACAATGGCCCCTATAACCATGAGCGAAACCAAGACTTGGATGTGCCTGATCTGCGGCTGGATCTACGACGAAGCTGCTGGCGCTCCCGAGCATGGTGTCGCACCGGGAACGCCCTGGTCGCAGGTGCCCATGAACTGGACCTGCCCGGAGTGTGGCGCACGCAAGGAAGATTTTGAAATGGTGCAGATCTGAGGTCGACCATGCCGTGGCACAACAGTTGCGTGTGCCCAAGCCCTGACACCCTAACTGGAGCGACACAACCGTGAGCACGACACCCGCGCTGAAAGTCCTGGTGGTGGATGACAGCAATACCATTCGCCGCAGTGCGGAGATCTTCCTCAAGCAGGGCGGGCATGAAGTCCTGCTGGCTGATGACGGCTTCGACGCACTGGCCAAAATCAACGATTACCAGCCCGATCTGGTGTTCTGCGACATCCTCATGCCGCGGCTGGATGGCTACCAGACCTGTGCCATCATCAAGCGCAACGCCCGCTTCGCGAGCATTCCTGTGGTGATGCTGTCTTCCAAAGACGGCGTGTTCGACAAGGCTCGCGGACGCATGGTCGGTTCCCAGGACTACCTCACCAAACCCTTCACCAAAGACCAGTTGCTGCACGCGGTGCAGCAGTTCGGCGCCCACCTCACCGGAGCTGCATGATGCCCATACATAAAGTGCTTGTTGTTGATGATTCCAAGACCGAGTTGATGGTTTTGTCGGACCTGTTGATCAAAAACGGCTACAGCGTGCGCACCGCCGAGAATGCCGAAGAGGCCTTTCGTCGGCTCGGCGAGGAAAAGCCGGAACTGATTCTGATGGACGTGGTGATGCCCGGTCAGAATGGTTTTCAGTTGACCCGGGCGATCGCGCGGGACCCGCAGTATTCCCACATCCCCATCATCATGTGCACCAGCAAGAACCAGGAGACCGATCGTGTCTGGGGCATGCGTCAGGGTGCTCGTGACTACGTCACCAAGCCGGTGAATACCGAAGAGCTGATTTCCAAGATTCGGGCGCTGGGTTAAGCGCCAGGCTCGACACCACCGCACGCGCCCCGAACCTTACCCAGCATGGCCACCAACCGACAGTCACTCAAGGATCTGCAGGAACGACTGGCGCAACGTCTGTCTGCCGCGAAAACCGAAGCTGCGACAGCCTCCTGGCTGGCCGTGGAAGCGGGCGGGCAGCGCTACCTGATACCGCTGGTCCAGGCGGGCGAGATTTTCCCCTGGTCCCCCATTCAGTCCGTGCCTTACACCAAGCCCTGGTACGCCGGGGTGGCCAGCCTGCGGGGTGGCCTGCACGGTGTGGTGGATCTGGCGCGTTTGCTGAACCGGTCGCTCGCGCCTGCCACCAGTGGGGACCGCGTGTCTTCCGAATCGCGGCTGGTCAGTCTGCATGCTGCGCTGGGTGTCAATGCCGTGCTCTGGATCGATCGCCTGCTGGGCCTGCGCAACCCGGCCATGTTCAGTGCGCTGGGGTCCAACCCCGAGAATGCTCCCGCTTATTTCACCCGTTGTCTGATCGACCACCAGGGCCAGCTGTGGCAGGAGCTTGATCTTCAGGCCTTGGCGGGTGAGTCCGAATTTTTGGCCATCGCCGCCTGATGGCCGAACGCCGTCGGCCAATACCGGTTTCCCGTATGTTGTTTTCTGTTGGAAGGTTTTCTCATGGCCATGCTTGATCGATTCCAGGGACTGTTCAAGAAAAAAGCTGGTGATGAACCCGAACCCGACCTGGGCGATTCCATCGACCAGGACATCGCCGATCTGGCCGCCGCACGGCTCGCGCCGGACTCTGCGGCGGGTGACCTCCCAGAAAGCCGGCTTCCGGACGACGACAACCCTTCCGATGCGGGGATGGTGTCGCTGCCCTTGCTGGGCCGTCGCCTGGCCGAACAGCACCAGCGAACCCTGGCCACCTTGCTGGCGTTTGGCCTGGTGGTGTTGGGCGCGGTGACATTCTTTGTGCTGAATCAAACCCAGAACCTGAGTGTGCAGGTGGCTGCCACCGGTGACGCGCTGATGCAGTCGCAACGATTGGCCAAAAGCGCGTCACAGGCCTTGATCGGCAGTGCATCGGCTTTCCCGGAAGTGGATCAAAGTGCCGAGGTGCTGTTTGACAACGTTGCTGCGCTTCGTTTGGGTGCCAGCGGAGAACATGGCGCAGGCGACAGTCATGCCCATGGCGCGGATCTTGTCCCGCTGGCGGCCGAACTCCAGCCGCAGTTGAGTGAACTCACCCCGGTGGTGCAGCGTGCGCACGACAACGCCGCCGCCATTCTCGCGCAGCAGAAGATCCTGACCCAGGTGGGCGACGCCCTGCGCACGATCAACCGGCAGTCTTCCGACCTGCTGGAAATCGCCGAAACCGTCTCGTCCCTCAAGCTGCAGCAAAACGCGCCAGCGGCCGAAATTTCGGCGTCTGGCCAGCTGGTGATGTTGACCCAGCGTATCGGCAAGTCGGCCAACGAATTCCTGACCATGGAGGGTGTGAGCCCTGAGGCGGTGTTCCTGTTGGGCAAGGACTTGAACACCTTCAAGGAAATCGCCGACGGCTTGCTCAAGGGCAGTGAGGAGTTGCGCCTTGCCGCCGCCAAGGACGAACAGGTGCGTGAACGGCTGGAAGCCCTGCTGGCCATGTACGAACAGACCCGCACCGAAGCCGGCGCGATTCTGGGCAACCTGCAGGGCCTGGTGTCGGCCCGGGAGGCGCAGGCCGGCATCATTGCCGATAGCGAACCTTTGCGATTGGCATTGGGCAAGCTCCAGGCGAGCCTGTCTTCCCGCTCCGGTTTGGGCGGCGCAGAAATCGCCGTCTTGCTGCTGTCTGCGGTCTTTGCGCTGGGTTGTGCGGGTGGTCTGGCCTATGTGCAGCTGCAGGACAGCCGTCAGCGCCAACGGGTGGCTGAGCGTCAGCGCCAGGCGGCCGAGTCGCTGGAGCAGGATGCCAAGCGCGTGAACGACGCCAACCAGGCGGCCATTCTCCGGTTGATGAACGAACTGCAGACGGTGGCCGAAGGCGACCTGACGCAGGAAGCGACCGTGACCGAGGACATCACCGGCGCCATCGCCGACTCGGTGAACTACACGGTGGAAGAGCTGCGTTCGCTGGTGGGCAACGTACAGGCCACGGCCACCCGGGTGGCGCAGACCACGTCCGCGGTGGAAAGCACCTCGACCGAGCTGCTGGCTGCGTCCACCGAGCAACTGCGTGAGATTCGTGAAACCGGCCAGTCCGTGCTGGACATGGCACAACGCATCAACCAGGTGTCGGGACAGGCGCAGGAATCGGCCTCGGTGGCGCGGACTTCTCTGCAAGCCGCTGAATCGGGTCTGCAGGCCGTGCAGGACGCGATCGGCGGTATGAACGCCATCCGCGACCAGATCCAGGAAACCTCCAAGCGCATCAAGCGGCTGGGTGAGTCTTCGCAGGAGATTGGTGAAATCACCGAACTGATCTCGGACATTACCGAACAGACCAACGTGCTGGCCCTGAACGCCGCCATCCAGGCGGCTTCCGCCGGTGAAGCCGGTCGGGGCTTCTCGGTGGTGGCCGAGGAAGTGCAGCGACTGGCCGAACGGTCGGCCGACGCCACGCGCCAGATCGCGGCGCTGGTGAAGGCGATTCAGACCGACACCCAGGACGCGGTGGCCGCCATGGAGCGCTCCACCCAGGGTGTGGTCGAAGGAGCCAAGCTGTCCGACAACGCCGGTACCGCGCTGTCCGAAATCGACCGCGTGTCTCGGCGATTGGCCGAACTGATTGAGCAGATCTCCAGTGCCACGTCACGCGAAGCCGAGTCGGCCAACGAGGTGGCCGGCAACATCCAGCACATTTTTGCCGTGACCGAGCAGACCGGTGAAGGCACGCGTTCGACGGCCCAGCAGGTGCGTGAACTCTCCGCCATGGCCGAAGAACTGCGTCAGTCCGTGTCGCGGTTCAAGATCGCCTGAGAGCCCTCCCGCGTCTGTGCACCAACCTGACTGATGATCATGCTCGACACCACCGCCGACAGTTTGCAGACGGATGCCCCGCTCGCCGACCTCGGTCCGCTGGCCTGGGTGTTCGACGAGTTGCGCAAGTCGCTCGACGCGGCCAACAAGGCCATCAAGCGCTTCGTGCGCGAGACGGAACGATCCCGCAGCGACGACCTGGAGGCGGTGGACCCGGGTTCGCTGCGGATCGCCCGCCAGCAGCTGCACCAGGCGGTCGGTGCCCTGGAAATGGTGGGCCTGCTTGCGCCGGCCCAGGTGTTGCGGGCGATGGAAGCCGCGGTGCAACGTTTCGTGCAGCGTCCCCAGGTGTGCAACGATGAGGCCGCGGGCAAGGTCGAACGGGCCAGTTTCGCCCTGATCGAATACCTGGAGGCGGTGCTCAACAACAAACCGGTCCAGCCTGTGGCGCTGTTTGCACAGTACCGGGAGGTTCAGGAACTGGCTGGCGCAGAGCGTGTGCACCCTGCCGATCTGTGGCCTTTCGATCAGCGTAGTGTGGTGGTCGAGGCCCCGAAGGGCGCGTCCGCGTCGCAGTGCGATGCCCCCCAGCGCCTGTTGTTCGACCGGCTGGTGTTGCTGGTGGTCAAGACCCAGAGCCCCGCCGCCGCACAGCAACTGGCCAGACTCAGCGGGGGGCTGTCCGCCGGCGCCACCGAGGCCCGGGTGCGGACTTTCTGGAGCGTGGCCGCGGCCTATTTCGAGGCCCTGTCCCAGCGCCTGTTGCCGGTGGATGTGTATGTCAAGCGGGCGGCTTCGCGCATCCTGCTGCAGTTCGCCACGCTCGCCCGGGGTCAGAACCAGGTGTCCGAGACCCTGTTGCACGACCTGCTGTTTTTCTGTGCCCAGGCTGATGGCGCCACGCCAGGCAAAGCGCCTCACCTCGTGGCGGTGCGTGAGGCATTTGATCTGGGCGCGACCAAGCCGGTGGACTACCACCTGGCGACGCTGGGGCGTTTTGACCCGGCGCTGTTGACCCAGGCACGCAAGCGCATCCATGCCGCGAAAGAAGCCTGGTCGCTCTTTTCGGGTGGGGATGCGAGCCGGGCCCGCCAGGTGGCCGACCAGTTTGGTCTGGTGGGCGATTCCCTGCTCAAGCTCCATCCGGCCAGCACCGTGCTGGCGCAGGCCTTGTTCAAGACGGCCGAACAGTCGGCGCGCGATGCCGGCGGCGTCAGGCCCGAACTGGCCATGGAGGTGGCGACCACCACCCTGTACCTGGAAGCTGCTTTTGAGGATTTCGACCCCAACGACAGCGAAATGACCGAGCGCACCCAGGCACTGGCCGCGCGTCTGGAGAGCGTGTTGGCGGGTGCGCCCGCGCAACCGCTGGACGCCTGGATGGAGCAACTCTACCGCCGCGTGAGCGATCGCCAGACCATGGGCAGTGTGGTGGGCGAGCTCAAGGTGTCGCTGGGCGAGGCTGAAAAGTCGTTGGACCAGTTCTTCCGCACCCCCCACGAAAAGGGCGGGTTGCACGTGGCGGTGTCGCAGCTCGCGCAGATGCGTGGCGTGCTTTCGGTGCTCGGGTTGGAGCAGGCGGTGCAGACGGTGGCGCGGATGCGGGCCACGGTGGACCAGATCCTGGACACCGAGGTGGACGAGACCATGGCCCGCGAAGCCGGAACCTTCCAGCAGTTGGGCAACAACCTCAGCGCGTTGAGCTTCCTGGTGGACATGCTCAACTACCAGCCAGCGCTGGCCAAGAAGCTGTTTGTGTTTGACGAGGCCAAGGGCGAGCTGTTGCCGCTCATGGGTCGTACGCTCAGTTCCGAGGCTTCCAAGCCACCGGCCCATCAAGATGCCCAGGCCATCAATGCCGAGGTGCAGCGGGTGGTCGACGGTGTGCAGGAGGGGGTGGCCCTGGTCGATCTCAGCCAGCAGCTCGACACGCTGGCCACGCAAGCCTCGCTGGCCGAACAGCCCGGGGTGGCACGCGCCGCGCGCGACGCGGCCCAGGCGGTGGTCAGTGACAGCGCCAGCGCCGGCGCACAGGCGCTGGTGGACCTGTCGCAGGCATCCGCTCCCGTGGCAGCTCCGGTGCCCAACGCCCTGATGGCCGAGGACAACGAAGAAGACGATCTGCTCGACATCTTCCTGGAAGAAGCCCGCGAGGTCGTGTCCAACGGACTCGATGCGGTGAGACATCTGCAGGTGGATCCCGCCGATCTGGAGCACCTCACCACGCTGCGGCGCGCATTCCACACGCTCAAGGGCAGCTCACGCATGGTGGGCCTGAACGAGTTCGGCGAAGCGGCGTGGGCCATGGAACAGATGCTCAATGCCGTGCTGGCCGAGCAGCGTGGAGCCCATGCCGACATGCTCCGGCTGGCGGGTGAGGCGATGGCCGCGTTCTCCCGTTGGGTGCAGGACATCGCGGACCGGCGCGACACCCATTGGAGCGCAGGGCCGTTCCGTGCCAGCGCCGAAACCTGGCGCAACCAGGCGCAATACCTGGCACTGGCGTTGCCGCAGGCCGTGCAACGCGTCGAATCCGACGGGATGGCCGAACCTGCCTCCGCAGCGACCGTGGTCGAGACCGCTTCCGCCATCGACGAGATCGCACTGCCCGAGCTGGCTCAAGCCGAAACCCTGGCTGAGGCGATGAACCTGGATGGCACGTCGCACCAACCCTCCGAGGGGCAGACGCCCGCGGGTGTTGAAGGCTTGGTGCCCGCGTCTGCGGAAGTCGATTTTGCCGACGCCGCGCCGTTCGCGGATGCCCCCACGCTGGATGCCGATCGACCGAACGCCGACGCGTCAGGTGACGCCCCTCTGCCATCCATGTTCGAAGAGATCGACTTCGACAGTCTGATGGCCGCGTCGTCCAGCGCGCAAGCCGAGGCCGCCCCTGTGGTGGTCACGGACGACCCGGATCTTGAGGTGGAGCCGGCCCCGGTTGATCCTGCTCCCCTCCCGTCACCCTCGTCCGATGAGGTGTCGGCCCTGTTTGACGGTCTCTCTCTGGATCTGGACACCGAAACCGGCCCTTCGCAAGAGGTCGAGTCCATCACGCTCGACGCCGACTTCGATCTGGACACCCGCGACGCGCCGCAAGCACAGGCCGAGCCGGTGTCTGATGATGCCGGGCTGGCTGTCGTTCAGGAGGAGGCTCCCCCGATGCCCGAGGCTGAAGCCCATGCGGAAATGCCGCCCGATGGCCTGCAGCCACCGGTGGTGGATGAGGGCGCGGAACCCCAGGTCGTCGAGACGGTTGAGGAGTCCTTTCCGGGTGCTTCAGACGAACAGATCCGGGTCATTGGGGACCTGCGCATCGGTATCAAGCTGTACAACGTCTACCTCAATGAGGCCGACGAGTGGTCGCGCCGCCTGTGCACCGAACTGGCCGAGTGGGCGCTGGAGCGCCACCAGCCGGTGCCGGACCAGGCCGAGGCACTGGCGCATTCGCTGGCCGGCAGTTCGGCCACCGTGGGCTTCCAGTCGCTGTCCGACATCGCCCGCGCGCTGGAGCACGCGATCGAGTCGATCGGCCTGCACCAGCAAGCAGGCTGGGCCGCCAGCGCCGAACAGGCGCAGCTGTTCGTTGACGCTTCCGAAGACATTCGCCGGCTGTTGCACCAGTTCGCGGCCGGTTTCCTCAAGGAGCCCACCCCCGAGCTGATGGCAGCGCTCTACCGCGTCGTGCACGAGCCTGTACCTGAGGGATTGCCCCCCGAAGTGCCCGAGGCGCAGTCCGATCCGCTTTTTGAGGCCCCGCCGACGAACACACCCACCCCGATGCAGGCGCCTGCCGGCGTTGAAGTGGCCGCGTTCAGCGAACCCAGCACCGGTTTCGGTGGCCTGCACGAATCGACCGGTCCCGCTGCGGGCCCGGTGCAGGACATCGACGACGATATCGATGCCCTGGACACGATCGACGTCGATCTTTTTCCGATCTTTGCCGACGAGGCGCTCGAACTGTTGCCTCGGCTCGGCGGCGCCTTGCGCCAGTGGGTGGCGCGCCCCGACAACGGCAGCGCACGCTCCGAAGTGTTGCGCAATCTGCACACCCTCAAAGGCAGCGCCCGCCTGGCCGGTGCGCTGCGCCTGGGAGAGATGGCGCACCGCATGGAGACGGCGGCCGAGCGTTTGGGGTCCGACGTCGAACGCAGTGCCGACCTTGAGCCGCTGCAGAGCGCGTTCGACGCGATCAGCGCCCGTTTTGACGTGCTGCGTCGCACCGACGCCGAACCGCAGGATGTGATTCAGCGGGCGCCCGAACAGGCGCCGCCCGATGAGACGGGTGACGCGGTGCCCGAAGCCGCTCCGATGGCGTTGCCCATTGACGCCGCGCCCACGGGTCCCGCGGAGGGACTGGCCGGGATGACCCTGCCGCAGGTGCCGGCGCTGTTGCAGGCGCGGGCCGGAGCTGCCGTGCGTGTGCGGCCGGAGCTGCTCGACCGGCTGGTCAACCAGACCGGCGAGGTCATGATCACCCGCTCGCGCATGGAGTCCGAACTCGTGACCTTGCGCGGCTCGCTCAAGGACCTCACGGGCAACCTGGACCGTCTGCGCGGTCAGCTGCGCGACATCGAACTGCAGGCCGAGACCCAGATGCAGTCGCGCCTGGCTCAAGCACGCGACGCCGACCAGTCCTTCGACCCGCTCGAATTCGACCGTTTCACCCGGGTTCAGGAACTCACGCGCATGATGGCCGAGTCGGTCAACGACGTGGCCACCGTGCAGCGCAACCTGCAACGCGCGGTGGAGGCCACCGAAGACAGCCTGGTGGCCCAGGCGCGCCAGACCCGCGAACTGCAGCGCGACTTGCTGCGCACCCGCATGGTGGAGTTCGAAGGCATTTCCGAGCGCCTGTACCGCGTGGTGCGACAGGCGTCCAAGGAGACCGGCAAGCAGGTGCGGCTGGACATCGTGGGCGGCAACATCGAAATGGACCGCGGCGTGCTCGACCGGATGACCGCCGCGTTTGAGCACTTGCTGCGCAACAGCGTGGTGCACGGCATCGAACCGACCGAAACCCGGTTGGCGCTGGGCAAAGCGGCCGAAGGCCACATCGAGATTCACCTGGCCCAGGAACTCAACGACGTGTCGGTGGTGTTCCGTGACGACGGCGCCGGGCTTGACCTGGCCCGCCTGCGCGAAAAAGGCGTGGCCCAGGGGCTGGTGCCTGCCGGCACGCAGCTCAGCGACGACGAAGCCGCCCACCTGGTCTTCACACCCGGCCTGAGCACGGCGAGCGAGATCACATCGCTGGCGGGCCGGGGTGTCGGCATGGACGTGGTGCGCAACGACGTGGTGGCGCTCGGCGGCCGCATCGAGACCAGCACCCGCGCCGGCCAGGGCACCAGCTTCAAGCTGGTGCTGCCCCTGACCACCGCGGTGACGCAGGTGGTGATGGTGCGCGCTGGCGGGCTCACCTTTGGCGTGCCCTCCAACCTGGTGCAGGTGGTGCGCCGTCTCTCCAGCACCGAGCTGGGCGAGGCTTATGCCAAGGGCAGCCTGACGGTGGCGGGCGAAGAGGTGCCGTTCTACTGGGCCGGTGCCCTGTTGCAGTCTTCCGCGCAGTCGCAGGAGACCAAGGGTCGCACGCTGCCGGTGGTGATCTTCCGAAGCGCGGCGCAGCGCGTGGCCATGCACGTGGACCAGGTGCTGGGCAACCAGGAAGTGGTGGTCAAGAACCTCGGGCCGCAGCTCTCGCGTCTGCCCGGTCTGGCCGGCATGTCGGTGCTGGCCTCGGGCGCCGTGGCACTGATCTACAACCCGGTGGCCCTGGCGACGGTGTACGGCACCCAGGTCCATGAGTGGATCGCCCAGCAGCAGCGCCAGACCCCACAGGTGGTGGGCGAGACCTCGACCCCCGTGGACGCGGCGCTCAGCGCCGTGCCGCTGGTGCTGGTGGTGGACGACTCGATCACCGTGCGTCGGGTGACCCAGCGTTTGCTGCAGCGCGAAGGCTACCGCGTCTCGATGGCCGCCGATGGTCTGCAGGCATTGGAACGCCTGCAGCAGGAACGCCCCACCGTGGTGTTGTCCGACATCGAAATGCCGCGCATGGACGGTTTCGACCTCGTGCGCAACATCCGCAGCGACCCGCGCCTGTCCGATCTGCCGGTGATCATGATCACCTCGCGCATTGCGGAGAAACACCGCGAACACGCGCGCGAACTGGGTGTGGATCACTACCTGGGCAAGCCATACTCCGAAGACGAGCTGCTGGCGCTGATCGCGCACTACACGCAGATCGCTGCCGAAGCCTGATGGGCTGATCCTCCCAAGGTGGATCAGCCCCCTCAGGGGGCCGCGACCCGCGCAGCGGCGGAGCGTGGGGGGCCGACGATCCACCGCCGGGCCGCCCCAAGGTGGATCAGCCCCCTCGGGGGGCAGCGACCCGCGCAGCGGCAGAGCGTGGGGGTTCTTTTTTCTTCACCACCGCATACCGCAGCAGCGTGCGCTCGCGCGCCTCGGCGTGATCGACCACCGGCAGCGGATAGGTCTTGCCCAGCTCCACGCCCGCGGCGGACAACTCCAGCTCGCGGGCCTGCCAGGGCGCGTGGATGGCCGCATCGGGCAGTTCGGTGAGCTGCGGCAGATAGCGCCGGATGAACTTGCCCTGGGGATCAAAACGCTCGCTCTGCGTGACGGGGTTGAAGATGCGGAACCAGGGTTGCGCGTCGCAGCCGCTGGAGCTGGCCCACTGCCAGCCGCCGTTGTTGGCGGCGAGGTCGAAGTCGATCAGGTGTTCGGCGAAATAGCGCTCGCCCCAGCGCCAGTCCAGCCCCAAGTCCTTCACCAGAAAACTCGCGACCACCATGCGCAGCCGGTTGTGCATGTAGCCGGTCTGGTTGATCTGCGCCATGGCCGCATCCACCAGGGGGTAACCGGTGCGGCCCTCGCACCAGGTGGCGAACAGTTCCTTCGCATGTTTGCCACGCTCAAACCGGATGTGGTCGTATTCGGGTTTGAACGCCCGGTCCGCCACCTGCGGGAAATTGGCCAGCAGCTGGTGGTAGAAGTCGCGCCATATCAGCTCCGAGAGCCAGGTGCTCGCCCCGGCGATCCCCTGCAGATGCATCCGGTGGGCCACCGAAACCACCCGCCGCACGGAGAGGGTGCCAAAGCGCAGGTGCACGCTCAGGTAGCTGGGCCCTTTGACGGCGGGGAAGTCGCGCGCCTGGTCGTAGCGGTCGATGCGCTGCAGGAAATCGCTGAACAGCTGACGCGCACCGCTGGACCCGGTGGGCACGGGCAGTTGCGCGAGGTTGGTGGTCTCGAAGTCCAGGTCCGACAGGCGCGGCACCGGCACCGCCCACTCGGGCGGCACGGGCGCGAGCGCCCCGGCGTAGCGCGCCACCGGGTAGGCCTTGAGGTGGAACGGATCAAGCTGCTTGAGCCACGCATTCTTGTAGGGCGTGAACACGCCAAACGGGTGGCCGGCCTGGGTCAGCAGCTCGCGCCGCTCGAAGATCACGTGGTCCTTGTGGCTGTGCAACAGGATGCCGGCGTGGGCCAGATCGCCAAACACCTGGGCGTCGCGCGCCAGCGCCGCCGGATCGTCGTCGTGGTTGCCGAACACGGCCTGGACCTGCAGCCGCCAGGCCAGCGCGGGGATGGCCTGGCGGGCCTGGCCGTGCAGCACGATCAGGCCGACGCCTTGCGCGCCGTTGGCCTGCCCTAGGGTGCGCAGGTCCGCGTCGAGCTCGACCAGCGACTCGCGGATGAACTCGACGCGCCGGTCGGCCCGGGGCAGGGTGTCCAGAATGTCGGTGTCGAAGACGAAGACACACCAGACCTGGCGGCACACCTTGAGCGCGTGGTACAGCGCCGCGTTGTCCTCGCAGCGCAGATCGCGACGGAACCACATCAGGCCTTTGTCGTAGGTGTTCATGGCGGTGGACGGGGGCGGGCCTGCACGACCGGGCGCTGCGGGGGCAGCGGCTTAAAATCAACGCATGTCCGCTGATTTTGCCCCCATCAACCTGACCAATCATTTCCTGATTGCGATGCCAAGCCTCAGCGACGAGCTTTTTGCCCGCAGCGTGGTGTTCATGTGCGAGCACAGCGAACGAGGGGCCCTGGGGCTGGTGATCAACAAACCCAGCGACATCCTGCTGCCCAGGCTGTTTGAAAAAGTCGACCTGCCCATGGGGCGCGACGACCTGGCCCTGCTGCCGGTGTTCCAGGGCGGTCCGGTGCAGACCGAGCGGGGCTTCGTGCTGCACGAAGCCGTGGAAGGCGGGGCCGGCGAATCGGTCTACGCCTCCACGCTGTCCATTCCCGGGGGGCTGGAGATGACCACCTCCAAGGACGTGCTCGAAGCCATGTCCTCGGGTGCCGGTCCGCGCAAGGTGTTCGTCACGCTGGGTTATGCGTCCTGGGGGCAGGGTCAGCTCGAATCCGAGATCACCGAAAACAGCTGGCTCACGGTCGAAGCCGACCCGAGCCTGATTTTTGACGTGCCGGTCTCCGAGCGTTACGTGCGCGCCATGGCCCTGCTGGGCCTGCAGCCCTGGATGCTCTCGCCCGACGCGGGCCACGCATGACGGACGACGCCTCCGCTTGCCAGACCTTCATGGCGTTTGACTATGGCCTCAAGCGCACGGGCGTGGCCAGCGGCAACCGCCTCACACGCACCGCCACGCCGCAGGCCACGATCGCTGCCGAGGGCGATGCCCGTTTCGCGCAGATCAGCCTGCGGCTCAAGGAGTGGGAGCCCGACGCCCTGGTGGTGGGCGTGCCTTTTCATCCCGATGGTGCCGCGCACGAGAACACCGCGCGGGCACGGAAATTCGCGCGCCAGCTGCGAGGTCGTTATGGCCTGCCGGTGTTCGAGGTGGACGAGCGTTACAGCACGACCGAAGCACACGCCCTGGGCGCCAAAGACGCCGACGCCGCGTCGGCCTGCATCATCCTGGAACAGTTTTTGAGGAGCCTGCCTTGAGTGCATTGCAACTGGACGCCGAACTACTCTACAAAACCCTGCTTCAGGGCGTCAAAGGCCTGATCGCGGTGACTCCGCAGCCGCTGCACCTCGCCGGCGTCACCTCCGGCGGCGCCTGGCTGGCCGAGCGTCTGCAGCGCGACCTGGGCCTGCCCGGGAGCGTCGGCGTGATCTCGTCCAGCATGCACCGCGACGACTTCGCGCAGCGTGGCCTGGCCATCAGCGCTCAGACCGTGCTGCCGTTCGAAGTCGATGGCGCCCACGTGGTGCTGGTCGACGACGTGCTCTACACCGGGCGCACGCTGCGCGCCGTGATCAACGAACTGTTCGACTACGGCCGCCCGGCCAGCGTGCAACTCGCGGTGCTGGTGGACCGGGGCGGGCGCGAACTGCCGATCGAAGCCAAGGTCTGCGCGGCCACCGTCGCATTGCCCGTGACGCAGACGCTCGAACTCGCGCGCAGCGACGACGGGCGTCTGAGCTTCGTGGTGG
This Hydrogenophaga taeniospiralis DNA region includes the following protein-coding sequences:
- the pyrR gene encoding bifunctional pyr operon transcriptional regulator/uracil phosphoribosyltransferase PyrR, with amino-acid sequence MSALQLDAELLYKTLLQGVKGLIAVTPQPLHLAGVTSGGAWLAERLQRDLGLPGSVGVISSSMHRDDFAQRGLAISAQTVLPFEVDGAHVVLVDDVLYTGRTLRAVINELFDYGRPASVQLAVLVDRGGRELPIEAKVCAATVALPVTQTLELARSDDGRLSFVVENKKEA
- a CDS encoding YqgE/AlgH family protein produces the protein MSADFAPINLTNHFLIAMPSLSDELFARSVVFMCEHSERGALGLVINKPSDILLPRLFEKVDLPMGRDDLALLPVFQGGPVQTERGFVLHEAVEGGAGESVYASTLSIPGGLEMTTSKDVLEAMSSGAGPRKVFVTLGYASWGQGQLESEITENSWLTVEADPSLIFDVPVSERYVRAMALLGLQPWMLSPDAGHA
- the ruvX gene encoding Holliday junction resolvase RuvX; translated protein: MTDDASACQTFMAFDYGLKRTGVASGNRLTRTATPQATIAAEGDARFAQISLRLKEWEPDALVVGVPFHPDGAAHENTARARKFARQLRGRYGLPVFEVDERYSTTEAHALGAKDADAASACIILEQFLRSLP